AGCGTTTCAGGAATTCAACCGCACCGGAAATTGCCACGACACCCTCGACATCGTTCACTTCAGCTTCGGTAATCCACGCCGCCTCGGCCTGGGCGTTCACACCCGGCAACGCCTGGCGCGTGATCGTATCAATCGCGCGGGCACCATGGATGGTGGTCAGGAACGCCTCCACATCCAGGCCATGGCGTTGCGCCCAACGGCTCCATACCCGCTCGGCGGCGGCAATGGAATTGAGCAGGGTCCCGTCCATATCGAACAGAAAGGCACGGTAATGCCGGGTAAGTACGGCTGGATTTGGGCTGGACACGACGCGGCTTCCCCAGGTGTTCAAGCAATGATTGATGCCATGCAATCTACGGTTCACCTCGCCACTTGTAAACGCTGCGAGGCGCTCGCCCCAAGCGTTGAATGACGAACTTGTCATCATCCTGTTGGCTGGCTGTTCGGGTCGCCTGGTTACTGTGAACTCACTGCCAACCCCGGCAGCCACCCTTCACAGAGAGATTCGCCATGAAACGCTTTGCTCTTGTCTTTTCTGCCTTGCTCGCCACTGGTTCGGTATTCGCTGCCGATACCGCCCCGATGGCTCCCGTGATCCATGATAAGACCGGCTTTTTCGTCCATCTGGATGTCGCCAAGGTCCTGTCCAGTACCGACACCTATGGTCAATGCGGTATCGTCCCGGCGCAACTGCGCTACCTGGATCATCAGGACCGCGAGCACGTGCTGGACTACCAGGTGCAAGGCACCGGTTGCGCCAGTGACAATTGATCAGGCTACACTGGCGCAACCCATTGAATCAGGGCATTTCCCATGAACATCCTCGTAGTCGAAGACGAACCCAAGGCCGGCAACTATCTGCTCAACGGCTTGCAGGAACTGGGCTACAGCGTGAGCCTGGCCCGCGATGGCGTGGACGGTCTGCACCAGGCCCTGGAAACGCCGTTCGACGTGATCGTGCTCGATGTGATGATGCCGAAAATGGATGGCTGGGAAGTGCTGCGCCGTCTGCGCAAGGAGGCCGATACGCCGGTCCTGTTCCTGACCGCCCGCGACGATATCGCCGACCGTATCAAGGGCCTGGAGCTGGGCGCCGACGACTATCTGATCAAGCCCTTCTCCTTTGCCGAACTGGTCGCGCGCCTGCGCACCCTGACACGGCGCGGCCCGACACGGGAAGAAGAGCACCTGCACATCGCCGACCTGCACATTGATGTGCTCAAGCGCCGCGTCACCCGCTCTGGCACGCGCATTACCCTGACCAATAAAGAGTTCGCCCTGTTGCACCTGTTCGCCACCCACCAGGACCAGGTGCTCTCACGCTCGCTGATTGCCTCGCGGGTATGGGACATGAATTTTGACAGCGACACCAATGTGGTCGACGTGGCCGTGCGGCGCCTGCGCTTGAAAATCGACGATCCGTTTCAACTCAAGTTGATCCACAGCGTGCGTGGCATCGGCTACCGCTTCGATACTCAGCCATGAGCCGCAGTCGTCATTACTCGCTGACCCTGCGCCTGGCGCTGATCTTCGCCCTGCTCGCCTTTGCCTTGCTGGCCACCCTGGGTGTGGCGCTGTACCGCGAACTGGAGCGCGAGCTGATCCGCCGCGACGACACCGCGCTGATCTCCCGCGTGGATCAACTGCGCAATCTGCTCAGCGACAGCAACACTCTGGACCTGATCAAGACCAAGCCCGAATTGTTCCAGAACATGCTCGGCAACCGCGAATCGGTATTGAGCATCGCCGCCCCCGGTCAACAACCCTTGCTACTGGTGAACCCGGCGAATATCGAACTGCCTGTGATAGAACCGGTGCCGAGCAATCACGTACTGGCGCTGAGCGATGTGCAGCACTTGCCGGGGCTCAACGGCATCCCCTTTTCGACGGTGGCAGCGACGATCAACTCCGGCGACCTGGGCAGCCTGCAAGTCACCAGCGGCCGCCTGATGACCGAGCGCACCGCCGTACTCGCCAGCTATCGATTAAGCGTTTATATCCTGGCGAGTATCGCTGCGATCATCCTGGCATTGGCCGGTTACCTGTTGGTGCATCGCGGCCTGCTGCCCTTGCGCCGCCTGGCCCGGCACGCGCAAGGGATCGGCGTCGGCAACCTGGCCGAGCGCCTCGACAGCCAGGGCGCGCCGAAAGAACTGCTGCCGATGATCGAGTCGTTCAACACCATGCTTGAGCGTTTATCCAAAGGTTTTGTGCAGTTGGGCCAGGTCTCAACCGATATGGCTCATGAACTGCGCACGCCGATCAATAACCTGCTCGGCGAAACCCAGGTTGCCTTGCAGCAGCAGCGCAGTGTCGACAGCTACCAGCAACTGCTGGCGTCCAATGTCGAGGAGCTCGAACGCCTGGCGCGGATGCTCGACAACATGCTGTTCCTGGCGCGCACCGACCCGGCCAGCGCGCTGCGCCAACGCCAGGCGCTGGACGCAGCGGATGAAGTGGAGCGCATCGCGGATTATTTCGAAGGGTTGGCCGCTGATGCAGGCATGCACATCGCAGTCCAGGGCGCAGGCGTGATCTGGGCTGAGCCGATGCTCCTGCGCCGCGCCCTGGCCAACCTGTGCGCCAACGCCATCAAGTATGGCGCGCCGGGCTCGGAGCTGAGCGTCCAAGCGATTGCAACCGACGAGGGCGTCAACGTGAGGGTCAGCAACCAGGGTGCGACCATTCCCGCCGAGCATCTGCCGCGGCTGTTCGAACGGTTCTACCGGGTGGATGAGTCCCGCGAGCGGTCCTCCCAATCCAATGGACTGGGGCTGTCAATCGTGGCCACCATCATGCAACTGCATAACGGGCGGTATCACGTCAGCAGCGAAGACGGCGTGACAACGTTCGAGCTGTTTTTCCCCGCACGGGAAGCGTGAATCCCTTCAATCAAACGCCCCATTGAGCACTTCATAGATGATACCGGTGGTGATGGCGACCAATATCAGATCCGTGCCCGCCTGTTGCCATTCATACCCATCGTAATGGGGCAGGCGCCCCGCCAGGCGTCCATCGAGTTTCTTCGCGATACCGGGCGGCAGCGGCTTGCCGCGCGCCAGATTTTTCTGAATACCCGGCGGCAATGCAGACCCCGGGCTCCAGTAATCCCGGTTACCGCCCACCAGGCTCAGTACACTGCCTCGATCAACGCTGGGGCCGTGTTTACTGGCCGAACCTTTGCTCTTGGGTTTGTCGTGGCCCTGTCCCGCCGAGCTATTACCTTTGTTATTGCCTTGGCCCTTGCCGTTGCCGGGATCAGCCAGAGCCATTCCACTGCCTGCAAAGACTGCGAGCGACAGCGCGACAGAGACGAACTTCGAGGATTTGATCATGGTGTACTTCCCGGATGGATGCCTGGTTAACTGTAGTCGAGGCTACTCCACCCCGTACAGAATCAGCTCACCCGACCACCTGTTTCCACGATATCCATCCGGGTTTGCCAGGCGGCCGAGACCGCAACGCGCAGTCCCTCCACCAGCACCGGCAGCGCCATCGACGGCTGGCCGAACTCCGGCAAGCCGGGCACATGGATAAAC
This genomic stretch from Pseudomonas orientalis harbors:
- a CDS encoding DUF2790 domain-containing protein; the protein is MKRFALVFSALLATGSVFAADTAPMAPVIHDKTGFFVHLDVAKVLSSTDTYGQCGIVPAQLRYLDHQDREHVLDYQVQGTGCASDN
- a CDS encoding heavy metal response regulator transcription factor, with protein sequence MNILVVEDEPKAGNYLLNGLQELGYSVSLARDGVDGLHQALETPFDVIVLDVMMPKMDGWEVLRRLRKEADTPVLFLTARDDIADRIKGLELGADDYLIKPFSFAELVARLRTLTRRGPTREEEHLHIADLHIDVLKRRVTRSGTRITLTNKEFALLHLFATHQDQVLSRSLIASRVWDMNFDSDTNVVDVAVRRLRLKIDDPFQLKLIHSVRGIGYRFDTQP
- a CDS encoding heavy metal sensor histidine kinase, whose protein sequence is MSRSRHYSLTLRLALIFALLAFALLATLGVALYRELERELIRRDDTALISRVDQLRNLLSDSNTLDLIKTKPELFQNMLGNRESVLSIAAPGQQPLLLVNPANIELPVIEPVPSNHVLALSDVQHLPGLNGIPFSTVAATINSGDLGSLQVTSGRLMTERTAVLASYRLSVYILASIAAIILALAGYLLVHRGLLPLRRLARHAQGIGVGNLAERLDSQGAPKELLPMIESFNTMLERLSKGFVQLGQVSTDMAHELRTPINNLLGETQVALQQQRSVDSYQQLLASNVEELERLARMLDNMLFLARTDPASALRQRQALDAADEVERIADYFEGLAADAGMHIAVQGAGVIWAEPMLLRRALANLCANAIKYGAPGSELSVQAIATDEGVNVRVSNQGATIPAEHLPRLFERFYRVDESRERSSQSNGLGLSIVATIMQLHNGRYHVSSEDGVTTFELFFPAREA
- a CDS encoding anti-virulence regulator CigR family protein; the protein is MIKSSKFVSVALSLAVFAGSGMALADPGNGKGQGNNKGNSSAGQGHDKPKSKGSASKHGPSVDRGSVLSLVGGNRDYWSPGSALPPGIQKNLARGKPLPPGIAKKLDGRLAGRLPHYDGYEWQQAGTDLILVAITTGIIYEVLNGAFD